The following are encoded in a window of Brockia lithotrophica genomic DNA:
- a CDS encoding phospholipase D-like domain-containing protein — protein MPTIRTPRTTPKERPARPAPSRIPLRKADFAWLAVVFALAFWIGQNFPLGPLAPKASFFWTQGGPSPEHAAVALLDGAKTRVDVAMYDLTHPAVADALLRARKRGIPVRLIMDARQSQGDREKEILTALRKSGVDIRVNQHEGLMHLKLFLIDGKLAALGSYNATLSASRSNEELLAVLGNPVTVAELAELFERTWAQGTPIDGGSTSLSFFREDLP, from the coding sequence GTGCCCACGATCCGTACACCGCGGACGACGCCAAAGGAACGGCCGGCCCGGCCGGCGCCGTCCCGAATTCCCCTTAGGAAGGCGGACTTCGCTTGGCTCGCCGTCGTCTTCGCCCTCGCCTTTTGGATCGGCCAAAACTTTCCTCTGGGACCTCTCGCGCCTAAGGCCTCGTTCTTTTGGACGCAGGGAGGGCCGTCGCCGGAACACGCCGCCGTAGCCCTCCTCGACGGGGCAAAGACGCGCGTAGACGTCGCCATGTACGACCTCACACATCCCGCCGTCGCCGATGCCCTCCTGCGCGCCCGAAAGCGGGGAATCCCCGTGCGGCTGATCATGGACGCCCGCCAGAGCCAAGGCGATCGAGAGAAGGAGATCCTAACCGCCCTACGAAAAAGCGGCGTAGACATACGGGTCAACCAACACGAAGGACTCATGCACCTCAAGCTCTTCCTCATCGACGGCAAGCTCGCCGCCCTCGGCTCCTACAACGCCACGCTCTCCGCCTCTCGGAGCAACGAAGAGCTCCTCGCGGTCCTCGGAAATCCCGTAACGGTGGCCGAACTCGCAGAGCTCTTCGAGCGGACGTGGGCGCAAGGCACCCCCATCGACGGCGGTTCCACCTCCCTTTCCTTTTTCCGCGAAGACCTTCCGTAG
- a CDS encoding prepilin-type N-terminal cleavage/methylation domain-containing protein: protein MENPRDSAKKAAGFTLLEVLLALALFSLLASSTWLLLSGLRRLDGKAEELAVRRDLLAAALYVRNDVRLFAEGYPPGRTKQVDPTAVRRQPFAWDLIPPSREGGPQEGGAPWRVRAEYSSPDETHVYELYVDCDAFGHTSLRWKKRYEEGRLAVWTRGEAVRFRFFDGEGREIRTEKGGGLQRVEDYLRVEVERGREGGRVLFTPWPLPAVWILPLDEEGG from the coding sequence ATGGAAAACCCGAGAGACTCCGCGAAAAAGGCCGCAGGCTTTACCCTTCTCGAGGTGCTCCTCGCCCTCGCGTTGTTTTCTCTCCTCGCCTCCTCGACGTGGCTCCTCCTCTCCGGCCTGCGCCGCCTCGACGGCAAGGCGGAAGAGCTCGCCGTGCGCCGAGACCTCCTCGCCGCCGCTCTCTACGTGCGGAATGACGTGCGCCTCTTTGCCGAAGGCTACCCGCCGGGGCGAACGAAGCAGGTCGACCCCACGGCCGTGCGCCGGCAACCCTTCGCCTGGGACCTCATCCCGCCCTCTCGGGAAGGAGGTCCGCAAGAAGGCGGCGCCCCGTGGCGCGTGCGGGCAGAGTATTCCTCTCCCGACGAAACCCACGTGTACGAGCTGTACGTCGACTGCGACGCATTTGGTCATACGTCCCTGCGTTGGAAGAAACGCTACGAAGAAGGGCGTCTCGCCGTCTGGACGCGGGGAGAGGCGGTCCGCTTCCGCTTCTTCGACGGAGAGGGTCGGGAGATCCGCACCGAAAAAGGAGGGGGTTTGCAGCGGGTAGAGGACTACCTCCGGGTCGAAGTGGAACGGGGGCGGGAAGGGGGGCGCGTGCTCTTTACGCCTTGGCCCTTGCCCGCCGTGTGGATCCTGCCCCTCGACGAGGAGGGAGGGTAA
- a CDS encoding biotin transporter BioY has product MNPRTIAFVATYTAVAVASVYLARLLPGLPVAGVHVPISFMPFLSAFAGVFLGARNGALAMGLYLLLGLLGFPVFAGGSGGFAYVLAPTFGYILGYVLAALTSGWIYGALGRTKDNPGREAAREAKGDSRNRTAFFAYFLALEAALLPLYATGIVYMWGVLNFVTGKSAGLWAIAAGMGVFFVKDVLQNAVLGLAFFPLRDAYRRATFSPTQELWTTEGRKDGERA; this is encoded by the coding sequence ATGAACCCAAGAACGATCGCTTTCGTGGCGACCTACACCGCCGTCGCCGTAGCTTCCGTGTATCTCGCCCGCCTGCTCCCGGGACTTCCCGTAGCCGGGGTACACGTGCCGATCAGCTTCATGCCCTTTCTCTCCGCCTTTGCCGGGGTCTTCCTCGGGGCCCGAAACGGCGCCTTGGCGATGGGGCTCTACCTCTTGTTGGGTCTTCTCGGGTTTCCCGTCTTTGCCGGAGGTTCTGGCGGGTTCGCCTACGTCCTCGCGCCCACGTTCGGCTACATCCTCGGCTACGTTCTCGCCGCCCTCACCTCCGGGTGGATCTACGGAGCGCTCGGAAGGACGAAAGACAACCCCGGGCGGGAAGCCGCCCGCGAAGCTAAGGGAGATTCGCGGAATCGCACCGCGTTCTTTGCCTACTTTCTCGCTTTGGAGGCGGCCCTCCTGCCCCTCTACGCTACGGGCATCGTCTACATGTGGGGGGTCTTGAACTTCGTCACCGGCAAGTCCGCCGGCCTTTGGGCGATAGCGGCGGGGATGGGGGTGTTTTTCGTCAAAGACGTCCTGCAAAACGCCGTGCTCGGGTTGGCCTTTTTCCCGCTCCGCGACGCCTACCGCCGTGCGACGTTTTCCCCGACGCAGGAGCTTTGGACGACGGAGGGGCGAAAGGACGGAGAACGGGCGTGA
- a CDS encoding energy-coupling factor transporter transmembrane component T family protein has protein sequence MRGSGAFPFGRILPEETPLHRVPAVWKLVFALFASASAFWVRSPFGFLLLICSALSLSRSARLSPLFLFRNLLSAGVWIVTFAAFSAWGVWEQGVFAAVAAALIVAFRLLFVFWLTLLYTLTTPATEQVAAFARLLRPGKRLGVPVDAVAFSLSLVLTLFPFFLEEGERLRLALEARGLTFGKRPVERLRRLALFFSAWFRHLFLRAEETAAALALRGFTGEVSLPLREEGEKDVRPLLVPALCALAAWVV, from the coding sequence ATGCGCGGAAGCGGCGCGTTTCCCTTCGGTCGCATCTTGCCGGAAGAGACACCCTTGCACCGGGTGCCGGCCGTGTGGAAGCTCGTCTTTGCCCTCTTTGCTTCGGCTTCTGCCTTTTGGGTACGGTCCCCTTTCGGCTTCCTCCTTCTCATCTGCTCCGCCCTCTCTCTCAGCCGATCGGCCCGGCTTTCCCCGCTCTTTCTCTTCCGAAACCTCCTGTCCGCGGGAGTGTGGATCGTGACGTTTGCGGCCTTTTCCGCATGGGGCGTCTGGGAGCAGGGTGTGTTTGCGGCGGTGGCGGCCGCTTTGATCGTGGCATTTCGCCTCCTCTTCGTCTTTTGGTTGACCCTCCTCTACACGCTCACGACTCCGGCCACAGAGCAAGTTGCGGCCTTCGCCCGCCTCTTGCGTCCGGGGAAGCGACTCGGTGTGCCCGTAGATGCCGTAGCCTTTTCCCTGTCCCTCGTGCTTACGCTCTTTCCCTTTTTCCTCGAAGAGGGGGAACGCCTCCGCCTGGCGCTCGAGGCGCGCGGCCTCACCTTCGGAAAGCGTCCCGTCGAGCGCTTGCGCCGTCTGGCCCTCTTCTTTTCCGCCTGGTTTCGCCACCTCTTTTTGCGCGCCGAAGAGACCGCCGCCGCCCTCGCGCTGCGCGGGTTCACGGGGGAAGTGTCCTTACCGCTTCGAGAAGAAGGCGAGAAGGACGTCCGTCCGCTCCTCGTTCCCGCCCTGTGCGCCCTCGCCGCGTGGGTGGTGTGA
- a CDS encoding helix-hairpin-helix domain-containing protein, whose translation MKHRLREALYRFLREYAPYLLPVALLVAVGIAYPLLRSHLGAREVASPASAAEAAYAEAAPTRERASREAAAPAKPAVLVDIRGAVREPGVYAFWESDVRVYQAVERAGGFTEDADLERVNRAAPLRDGQILHIPRIGEPVSGEDARALPGPSAGGGRSEQLRVNLNTAGVEELMRLPGIGPTRAQDIVAYREEHGPFRSVDEVQNVAGIGPKTFAKIRPYLVVEP comes from the coding sequence GTGAAGCACCGCCTGCGCGAGGCGCTCTATCGCTTCCTCCGGGAATACGCCCCGTACCTCCTCCCCGTAGCCCTCCTCGTAGCGGTGGGAATCGCCTACCCGCTCCTACGAAGCCACCTCGGGGCAAGGGAGGTCGCTTCGCCCGCTTCCGCGGCGGAGGCCGCCTACGCTGAGGCCGCTCCAACTCGGGAACGCGCTTCCCGGGAGGCGGCGGCACCTGCAAAACCGGCCGTCCTCGTGGACATCCGCGGCGCCGTTCGCGAACCGGGCGTCTACGCCTTTTGGGAAAGTGACGTCCGCGTCTACCAGGCCGTCGAGCGCGCCGGCGGCTTCACGGAAGACGCGGACCTCGAGCGCGTGAACCGCGCCGCGCCGCTCCGGGACGGACAGATACTCCACATCCCGCGCATCGGCGAGCCTGTGTCGGGAGAGGACGCACGGGCTTTGCCGGGACCGTCTGCGGGCGGGGGCCGATCGGAGCAGCTTCGCGTAAACCTGAACACTGCCGGCGTCGAGGAACTCATGCGCCTGCCGGGGATCGGCCCGACCCGGGCGCAAGACATCGTCGCCTACCGCGAAGAGCACGGCCCCTTTCGTTCGGTCGACGAGGTGCAAAACGTCGCCGGCATCGGTCCGAAGACGTTCGCCAAGATCCGCCCCTACCTCGTCGTTGAACCCTGA
- a CDS encoding phospholipase D-like domain-containing protein, whose translation MSPWTRLLLASAVAGVGYFAGAANAPPVPVPLDVPAEVYATRGDNGPEEALRTALRDAKASVDVAAYSLTDPELVDALLDAHRRGVAVRIVTDREQSRQAPQARQLKRLREAGIPVRTNTYAGKMHLKLVVVDGEIAFFGSYNLTRSAATRNDEVLVAVRGGDAVRPLAQKFDEMWTDPRYAPLP comes from the coding sequence ATGTCGCCGTGGACACGCCTACTCCTCGCATCCGCCGTCGCCGGTGTGGGGTACTTTGCCGGTGCGGCGAACGCGCCCCCCGTTCCCGTACCCCTCGACGTACCCGCCGAAGTCTACGCTACACGAGGGGACAACGGACCAGAGGAAGCCCTGCGCACGGCGCTGCGCGATGCGAAAGCGAGCGTAGACGTCGCCGCTTACTCCCTTACGGACCCCGAACTCGTCGACGCCCTCCTCGACGCCCACCGGCGCGGAGTGGCGGTGCGCATCGTCACGGATCGCGAACAAAGCCGTCAGGCACCTCAAGCTCGCCAGCTCAAGCGGCTTCGCGAAGCGGGGATCCCCGTCCGGACGAACACCTATGCGGGGAAGATGCATCTCAAGCTCGTCGTCGTCGACGGGGAAATCGCCTTCTTCGGCTCCTACAACCTGACGCGCTCCGCGGCGACGCGAAACGACGAGGTTCTCGTCGCCGTCCGGGGCGGCGACGCCGTGCGGCCTCTCGCCCAGAAGTTCGACGAGATGTGGACCGATCCCCGGTATGCTCCGCTCCCCTGA
- a CDS encoding prepilin-type N-terminal cleavage/methylation domain-containing protein, translating into MTTRRTAPAERDAGFSLTEMLLAAGLFALLAAFLLGAWREIDRAEERLKAREECLEAYREFLARWPFVIACGEHDCQDEGEARAYFVRTFEETARAVQSSARLGEAPQLESLKLVELEAADRSPESSDAFAAARHVYRFVVAFGKDCEAELYSAVLVRAAAEGWHTRAECAKPADAERGSGGR; encoded by the coding sequence GTGACGACGCGCCGAACCGCCCCGGCAGAGCGCGACGCCGGGTTTTCCCTCACGGAGATGCTCCTGGCCGCGGGCCTATTCGCCCTCCTCGCCGCCTTTCTCCTCGGCGCATGGCGCGAAATAGATCGCGCCGAAGAGCGCCTAAAGGCGCGGGAAGAGTGTCTCGAAGCCTACCGAGAATTCCTCGCCCGTTGGCCCTTCGTAATCGCGTGCGGGGAGCACGACTGCCAGGACGAGGGCGAGGCGCGGGCCTACTTCGTCCGGACGTTCGAGGAAACGGCGCGCGCCGTACAATCCTCCGCGCGCCTCGGGGAAGCCCCGCAGCTCGAAAGCCTAAAGCTCGTAGAACTCGAAGCCGCCGACCGCTCCCCGGAAAGTTCCGACGCCTTTGCCGCCGCGCGCCACGTCTACCGATTCGTCGTCGCCTTCGGCAAAGACTGCGAGGCGGAGCTGTACAGCGCGGTGCTCGTCCGCGCGGCCGCCGAAGGATGGCACACCCGTGCGGAGTGCGCGAAACCCGCGGACGCCGAACGAGGATCGGGAGGCCGCTGA
- a CDS encoding metal-sulfur cluster assembly factor → MYEELQLAPIEFVGPFTEEEKQQLIDALMGVIDPEIGMDIVNLGLVYELHKDESNRLKVVMTLTAVGCPLAPVIVGDVRRSLLGLEKYDDVEVELVYSPPWDRTRLSRVAKMALGLY, encoded by the coding sequence ATGTACGAAGAACTGCAACTCGCGCCGATCGAGTTCGTCGGCCCGTTTACGGAAGAGGAAAAACAGCAGCTCATAGATGCCCTCATGGGCGTCATCGACCCCGAAATCGGGATGGACATCGTAAACCTCGGGCTCGTGTACGAGCTCCACAAAGACGAGTCCAATCGCCTCAAGGTGGTCATGACGCTCACGGCGGTGGGATGCCCTCTCGCCCCGGTGATCGTTGGAGACGTGCGCCGGTCGCTTCTTGGACTCGAGAAGTACGACGACGTAGAAGTCGAGCTTGTATACTCTCCGCCGTGGGATCGTACGCGCCTTTCGCGCGTGGCGAAAATGGCATTGGGCTTGTACTGA
- a CDS encoding ABC transporter ATP-binding protein — MIPLAELDDVWFRYRGGRWILKGVSLRLFPGDEVALMGENGSGKTTFARLLAGLYPPGRGAVRLLGQSLADLGERERARLRRRIAYVFPNPELQIVGPTVEEDVAYSLVGHGLSPEEVRARTEAVLERFCLSSLRKAPPAHLSGGERMRLVFAAATVGAPVLYVLDEATSFLDPPSRRELVEFVRREVASGAAAVWVTHDVDLARSVRHVFVLREGRVVPASREELERSVLSHEGVGRPRVARANGGSSGATARPRIELRNVEFAFAAGTPFVRRVFSRLDLRLWPGEVVAILGPSGAGKSTLARLAAGLLRPTGGELLWDGVPRPRGLPEDLRRKVAYVPQFPEDLFLTSTALDEVAIGLRERGVPPGEAARRAGEYLLAWGIGEELWSRSPRQLSTGERRRTVLAAIFAGEPEVVFLDEPTIGLDAAGRALLLDLLAEYALHSPSRLLVFVTHDREVAFRLATRVLFLDRKGDEGSEAEILFDGPPDAFRRFLRGRPGWGGEKAEKLASVRQGEG, encoded by the coding sequence GTGATTCCCCTCGCGGAGCTCGACGACGTTTGGTTCCGCTACCGCGGGGGCCGTTGGATCCTCAAGGGGGTTTCCCTGCGGCTGTTTCCCGGGGACGAGGTCGCCCTCATGGGGGAGAACGGTTCCGGCAAGACGACCTTCGCCCGGCTCCTCGCCGGGCTGTACCCGCCGGGTCGCGGGGCGGTACGCCTTTTGGGTCAGTCCCTCGCCGATCTCGGAGAAAGGGAGCGGGCCCGCCTGCGCCGTCGGATCGCCTACGTCTTCCCCAATCCCGAACTGCAAATCGTCGGCCCCACGGTTGAGGAAGACGTCGCCTACTCGCTCGTCGGACACGGACTTTCTCCCGAGGAGGTACGCGCCAGGACGGAGGCAGTTCTCGAGCGTTTCTGCCTATCTTCGCTTCGCAAAGCGCCCCCGGCCCACCTGTCGGGAGGGGAGCGCATGCGCCTCGTTTTCGCCGCCGCAACTGTCGGCGCCCCCGTCCTGTACGTCCTCGACGAGGCGACGTCCTTTCTCGACCCGCCGTCGCGCAGAGAACTCGTGGAATTCGTCCGCCGAGAGGTGGCTTCCGGTGCCGCTGCCGTGTGGGTGACGCACGACGTCGACCTCGCCCGCAGCGTCCGGCACGTATTCGTCCTTCGCGAGGGGCGGGTCGTACCGGCATCGCGGGAAGAACTCGAAAGGAGTGTACTTTCGCACGAGGGGGTCGGGCGACCGCGCGTCGCTCGGGCCAACGGCGGGAGTTCCGGGGCAACCGCTCGTCCGCGGATCGAACTCCGCAACGTCGAATTCGCCTTTGCTGCGGGGACGCCCTTCGTCCGCCGCGTATTTTCCCGGCTCGATTTGCGTCTTTGGCCGGGGGAAGTCGTGGCCATCCTCGGTCCTTCGGGGGCGGGGAAGAGTACCCTCGCCCGCCTTGCGGCGGGACTTCTCAGGCCCACGGGAGGCGAGCTCCTCTGGGACGGCGTTCCCCGGCCTCGGGGGCTTCCCGAAGACCTCCGGCGCAAGGTCGCCTACGTTCCGCAGTTTCCAGAAGACCTCTTCCTCACGTCCACGGCCTTGGACGAAGTGGCGATTGGGCTCAGAGAACGCGGCGTTCCCCCGGGCGAAGCTGCGCGGCGCGCCGGGGAGTACCTCCTCGCTTGGGGCATCGGAGAGGAACTCTGGAGCCGCTCGCCCCGGCAGTTGAGCACCGGAGAACGGCGGCGTACGGTCCTCGCGGCGATCTTTGCCGGGGAGCCAGAGGTCGTCTTTCTCGACGAGCCGACCATCGGCCTCGACGCCGCCGGCCGCGCGCTCCTCCTCGACCTTCTTGCGGAGTACGCCTTACACTCCCCTTCGCGGCTCCTCGTCTTCGTGACCCACGACCGGGAAGTCGCCTTTCGCCTCGCGACACGCGTCCTCTTTCTCGACCGCAAAGGCGACGAAGGGTCGGAGGCGGAGATCCTCTTCGACGGTCCTCCGGACGCCTTTCGCCGTTTTCTTCGGGGTCGGCCGGGATGGGGCGGGGAGAAGGCAGAGAAACTCGCCTCCGTTCGCCAAGGTGAGGGGTGA
- a CDS encoding ComEC/Rec2 family competence protein produces MPLTRPRAPFVSVFPWVCSPLCGPLPYALALVGGVGAVYLSGLAQAVWIVATGAWSVALYASEHPKFAATPRARTALAAAAFSVWALAFALGVGAAEIREIGYAREKAAFARLFSEGPLPNGPFSAADASRNARELCGEAVVVGDPQNTSAGILVDVRVVGVCECPPDESDGRTTAVQARGGTCTRGKFAACVRLPIPFTLRAYLRPASEEMRLELQALARGAVLRFRGEASPPPGPQNPGERDYRPWAHARGTVGELRTADVFLVAPAPFGEQLRTEARKRIEGVLDVGERRAAASSLGREGAADARALLRAFLLGRTDDLSPEVSRNFAEAGAVHLLVVSGLHVGILAWGVYRFTGSLGMREGARRLSVLLFVATYASLAADSPAVRRATLTAAAVAGAGLVGRRINPLALLALLCALELLLTPSQILRPGFGMTYLLTFAILRYAPTYAEHLQGRLPRPIAPFAYELAATLLVEPLALPFLAATQGGWPATSPLMNLVLLPIYAALLPFLAASWGAAIVASALGTPGMAVGAYLLEPALGLVRLVQDIVTFLAYMPGAQVPFTGVPFPLWIFWTAALLGAYEVGARYLLGRRFFPEPQPRPGEEGAAIRRRRLRRAGIAFGTLFLLFPPLLGLLDGLRFLSPPAATREELPEDPEGTALVALSLKSVAAVAVARGGGAPEELFVYRPRERPNSLWPEGEFPRSPAREGARRAAFLGDVYDRIVPALRALGTRRVRATWLGLEAEEAEILRRALHHNFILADFGQSPDPRSGDAAIRKYGPFAVEEPGFLVESETGMPLVDLRPPTAVPRREDVRPVSRTPSLSQSSCGTYPSERLLEIPHGIDPPLSSVRDLGAVRIRPAGDRVLLECLRPD; encoded by the coding sequence GTGCCCCTTACACGGCCCCGAGCGCCGTTTGTGTCCGTCTTTCCCTGGGTGTGCTCGCCGCTCTGTGGACCCCTCCCTTACGCCCTCGCCCTGGTGGGCGGAGTAGGGGCAGTCTACCTCTCCGGCCTTGCGCAGGCGGTCTGGATCGTCGCCACGGGAGCGTGGTCCGTCGCCCTATACGCCTCCGAACACCCGAAATTTGCCGCAACGCCCCGCGCGCGCACCGCCCTTGCCGCCGCAGCCTTTTCCGTGTGGGCTCTGGCGTTTGCCCTTGGGGTCGGCGCAGCCGAAATTCGCGAGATCGGGTACGCCCGCGAAAAGGCGGCCTTTGCCCGCCTTTTCTCCGAAGGACCCCTGCCTAACGGTCCCTTTTCGGCGGCCGACGCTTCCCGAAACGCGCGGGAACTGTGCGGGGAAGCCGTCGTCGTTGGCGATCCACAAAACACTTCCGCGGGAATCCTCGTCGATGTGCGGGTCGTCGGCGTGTGTGAGTGCCCTCCCGACGAGTCGGACGGGCGAACTACCGCCGTCCAAGCCCGAGGCGGCACCTGCACGCGGGGAAAATTCGCCGCATGCGTACGCCTCCCCATTCCCTTCACCTTGCGCGCGTACCTGCGTCCCGCGTCCGAAGAGATGCGCCTGGAACTGCAAGCGCTTGCCCGTGGGGCCGTCCTCCGCTTTCGCGGCGAGGCGTCCCCACCCCCCGGGCCGCAAAATCCCGGAGAGCGGGACTACCGCCCGTGGGCGCACGCCCGCGGCACGGTAGGGGAACTGCGCACCGCCGACGTTTTCCTCGTCGCCCCCGCTCCTTTCGGGGAGCAACTTCGCACGGAAGCCCGCAAGAGAATCGAAGGCGTCCTGGACGTGGGGGAACGGCGGGCGGCGGCTTCCTCGCTGGGGCGCGAAGGAGCTGCCGATGCCCGGGCCCTCCTGCGCGCCTTCCTCCTCGGCCGTACGGACGACCTCTCGCCCGAAGTAAGTCGCAACTTTGCGGAAGCAGGCGCCGTACACCTCCTCGTCGTCTCCGGCCTTCACGTGGGAATCCTTGCCTGGGGCGTGTACAGGTTCACCGGCTCCTTGGGGATGCGGGAAGGGGCGCGCCGCCTTTCCGTACTCCTCTTTGTCGCGACGTACGCCTCACTCGCCGCCGACTCCCCGGCGGTGCGCCGGGCCACGCTCACCGCCGCCGCCGTCGCGGGTGCTGGCCTCGTCGGTAGGAGGATCAACCCCCTTGCCCTCCTCGCCCTCCTCTGCGCCTTAGAGCTCCTCCTCACCCCCTCCCAAATCCTGCGGCCGGGGTTCGGCATGACCTACCTTCTCACCTTCGCCATCCTCCGCTACGCGCCGACCTACGCGGAGCACCTGCAGGGCCGCCTGCCCCGACCGATCGCTCCCTTTGCCTACGAACTTGCGGCGACGCTCCTCGTCGAACCGCTCGCCCTCCCCTTTCTCGCCGCAACCCAGGGCGGTTGGCCTGCGACCTCGCCGCTCATGAACCTCGTGTTGCTTCCCATATACGCCGCCCTTCTCCCCTTCCTCGCGGCCTCCTGGGGTGCAGCGATCGTCGCATCTGCCTTGGGCACACCGGGGATGGCGGTGGGTGCCTACCTCCTCGAACCTGCCCTGGGGCTCGTCCGCCTCGTCCAGGACATCGTCACCTTCTTGGCCTACATGCCCGGCGCACAGGTTCCCTTTACGGGCGTACCCTTCCCCCTCTGGATCTTCTGGACGGCCGCCCTCTTAGGAGCCTACGAAGTCGGTGCACGGTACCTCCTCGGGAGGCGCTTCTTCCCCGAGCCCCAACCCCGCCCCGGCGAGGAAGGAGCCGCGATCCGCCGGCGTCGGCTGCGCCGCGCGGGAATCGCCTTTGGCACGCTTTTCCTCCTTTTCCCTCCGCTCCTCGGCCTCCTCGACGGCCTCCGGTTCCTCTCTCCGCCGGCCGCGACGCGGGAAGAACTTCCGGAAGACCCCGAAGGCACGGCCCTCGTGGCCCTCTCCCTCAAGTCGGTTGCCGCGGTAGCTGTCGCCCGGGGCGGCGGCGCGCCGGAAGAACTCTTCGTCTACCGACCTCGGGAACGTCCGAACTCCCTGTGGCCCGAAGGAGAATTCCCGCGCTCTCCCGCAAGGGAGGGGGCCCGGCGCGCGGCCTTTCTCGGAGATGTGTACGACCGGATCGTCCCCGCACTCCGCGCCCTCGGCACCCGGCGCGTCCGCGCCACGTGGCTCGGTCTGGAAGCCGAAGAGGCAGAGATCCTCCGCCGCGCCTTACACCACAACTTCATCCTCGCGGACTTCGGCCAAAGCCCGGACCCGAGGTCGGGAGATGCCGCGATCAGAAAGTACGGCCCTTTCGCGGTCGAGGAACCCGGCTTCCTCGTAGAATCCGAGACGGGCATGCCGCTCGTAGACCTCCGGCCGCCGACCGCCGTCCCCCGCCGGGAAGACGTCCGGCCTGTAAGCCGTACGCCCAGCCTTTCGCAGTCCTCCTGCGGCACGTATCCGTCGGAACGCTTACTCGAGATACCGCACGGGATCGACCCGCCCCTCAGCTCCGTACGCGACCTGGGGGCCGTGCGAATCCGACCTGCGGGAGACCGCGTGCTCTTGGAGTGCCTCCGACCGGATTGA
- a CDS encoding TraX family protein: MSAKNPDLGNDAKIARTFAFLFPTGGKRELARWIALLLMAWDHWVAMTAPFDIWGRIPGRVVFPIFGLFMGATLARGYPVGRYLNRLLPFALVAQVGFAVFSWPTFLGRPVLLYWNILFTLAFAALFYEGVRRQRIYAVVLGLAAAPFVDYGLPGITFVTASAFLAGCVNSPKETPFLPPRKVGCGVASLFFLGNLFALNFVSPEWPYLVLAFGGFLVLPLLWLVDRLPFGLPRGPWWLPYAYYPLHFVVLFFLRRLLYGG, encoded by the coding sequence GTGTCCGCAAAGAATCCGGATCTCGGCAACGACGCGAAGATCGCCCGAACCTTTGCCTTCCTCTTCCCCACGGGGGGCAAGCGCGAGCTTGCGCGGTGGATCGCCCTCCTTCTCATGGCCTGGGACCACTGGGTGGCGATGACCGCCCCGTTCGACATTTGGGGGCGCATCCCCGGGCGTGTCGTCTTTCCGATCTTTGGCCTCTTCATGGGGGCGACCCTCGCCCGCGGGTATCCCGTAGGCCGGTACCTGAACCGGCTTCTCCCCTTCGCCCTCGTCGCCCAGGTCGGCTTCGCCGTCTTTTCCTGGCCGACGTTCCTCGGACGCCCGGTCCTCCTCTACTGGAACATCCTCTTCACCCTCGCCTTTGCCGCCCTCTTTTACGAAGGCGTACGCCGCCAACGAATTTACGCCGTAGTCCTCGGCCTCGCCGCCGCGCCCTTCGTCGACTACGGACTGCCGGGGATCACCTTTGTCACCGCCTCCGCCTTCCTCGCAGGCTGCGTCAATTCCCCAAAAGAAACTCCTTTCCTTCCTCCGCGCAAGGTCGGTTGTGGCGTCGCCTCCCTCTTTTTCCTCGGAAACCTCTTCGCCTTGAACTTTGTCTCCCCTGAGTGGCCGTACCTCGTCCTCGCCTTTGGCGGGTTTCTCGTTCTGCCCCTTCTTTGGCTCGTGGATCGGCTTCCGTTCGGCCTCCCGCGCGGTCCCTGGTGGCTTCCGTACGCCTACTACCCACTCCATTTCGTCGTCCTCTTTTTCCTCCGCCGGCTCCTGTACGGCGGCTGA